In the Magnolia sinica isolate HGM2019 chromosome 15, MsV1, whole genome shotgun sequence genome, one interval contains:
- the LOC131227355 gene encoding mechanosensitive ion channel protein 10 codes for MDLNGKAYTKGGKDDVVLVISEEEASKAKNQIRDCRDSLKDAGSCSFSKESASAGRILASPLSKDPKDSVSGFSDLDHLKSKVSVSVSTLVGSSPSPETMKFSPSPNKPPKHPQTETLTYRSLSRSMVSKPKSRFAESPYPSALKQVEEHLPTKGLSSPYRSSPNRAPPITPKENPKSTTVTPRSLAVEEEEEEIYKSCDVPAREKWRRKLKFRVLFEWVSLLCAIALLIMSLTVNELQNFMIWGLEIWKWCLMVIVIFCGRLVSGWFIYVLVFLIELNFILKKKVLYFVHGLKRSVQVCIWSALVLLSWSLLFDRGVERSKTTSKVLNYVSRTLGTVLIGAVIWLVKTLLVKILASSFHVNTFFDRIQESIYHQYLLQTLSGPPSMELAEQVGRTKSAQLSFRSVEKGKGGEEQKVIDVGKLHKMKQEKVSAWTMKRLVNTITSSGLSTISYTIDESIDEDGVEQKDQEITSEWEAKAAAYEIFKNVAKPNCKYIDVEDLMRFLSKEEVASVLPQFEGAAETGKIKKSALRNWVVKVYLERKSLAHSLNDTKTAVRQLNKLVTGVVIVLITIIWLLLMEFASTKVLVFISSQILVVVFMFGNTCKTIFEGIIFVFVMHPFDVGDRCVIDGVQMVVEEMNILTTIFLRFDNEKIYYPNAVLATRPISNFYRSPNMGDSVEFAVDVSTSMDSIGALKERIKMYLESKPQHWQPNHNLVVKEIENVNKMKMKLLINHTMNFQNMGERNSRRSDLIFELKKIFEELSIKYHLLPQEVHLRYIGSAMPPTLNFGQ; via the exons ATGGATTTGAATGGCAAAGCTTACACCAAAGGTGGGAAAGACGATGTCGTTTTGGTAATTTCAGAAGAAGAAGCTTCAAAGGCTAAGAATCAGATCAGGGATTGCAGAGATTCATTAAAAGATGCAGGATCTTGCTCCTTTTCAAAGGAATCGGCATCTGCTGGCCGAATCCTTGCGTCTCCGCTGTCTAAAGATCCGAAGGATTCTGTTTCTGGATTCTCAGATCTTGACCATCTGAAATCGAAAGTCTCCGTTTCTGTTTCAACGTTAGTTGGCAGCAGCCCTTCCCCTGAAACTATGAAATTCAGTCCGAGTCCAAACAAGCCTCCAAAGCACCCCCAAACTGAAACCCTAACCTACCGTTCACTCTCAAGATCGATGGTCTCAAAGCCTAAGTCGAGATTTGCTGAATCGCCCTATCCATCCGCTTTGAAACAGGTGGAAGAACATCTCCCAACGAAAGGCTTGAGTTCACCTTACCGGAGTTCGCCAAACCGAGCTCCTCCTATCACTCCCAAGGAAAATCCCAAGAGCACCACGGTGACGCCACGGTCTCTTGcggtggaggaagaagaggaagagatttataaaagttgTGATGTCCCTGCACGTGAGAAATGGCGCAGGAAATTGAAGTTTAGGGTCCTGTTCGAGTGGGTCTCACTGCTCTGTGCGATCGCATTGCTGATCATGAGCCTGACCGTTAACGAATTGCAGAACTTCATGATCTGGGGTCTGGAAATCTGGAAATGGTGCCTGATGGTGATAGTGATCTTCTGCGGCCGCTTGGTTTCCGGTTGGTTTATATATGTCCTTGTTTTCTTGATCGAACTGAATTTCATACTCAAGAAGAAGGTTCTGTATTTTGTTCATGGTTTGAAGAGAAGTGTTCAGGTCTGTATTTGGTCGGCTTTGGTTCTCCTCAGTTGGTCTCTGCTGTTCGATCGCGGGGTTGAGCGATCGAAGACAACCAGCAAGGTCTTGAATTATGTGTCGAGGACTCTTGGTACGGTTCTGATTGGAGCTGTTATATGGTTGGTGAAGACTCTGTTGGTCAAGATCTTAGCTTCTTCATTCCACGTCAATACATTCTTTGATCGGATTCAAGAATCGATTTATCATCAGTATCTTCTTCAGACCCTCTCGGGGCCTCCATCGATGGAGTTGGCTGAGCAGGTTGGGAGGACCAAGAGTGCCCAGTTGAGTTTTAGGAGTGTGGAGAAAGGGAAGGGAGGGGAGGAACAAAAGGTGATTGATGTGGGGAAGCTTCATAAGATGAAGCAAGAGAAGGTCTCGGCATGGACCATGAAACGGCTGGTTAACACAATAACGAGCTCTGGATTGTCCACGATTTCATATACGATTGATGAGAGCATCGATGAAGATGGGGTTGAGCAGAAAGATCAGGAGATTACTAGCGAATGGGAAGCGAAGGCTGCTGCttatgaaattttcaaaaatgttGCCAAGCCCAATTGCAA GTATATTGATGTGGAGGACCTTATGAGGTTCTTGAGTAAGGAGGAGGTGGCAAGTGTGCTTCCGCAATTCGAAGGCGCTGCAGAAACTGGAAAGATCAAGAAGTCGGCTTTGAGGAACTGGGTG GTTAAGGTCTACCTTGAACGCAAATCGCTAGCACATTCCCTGAATGACACCAAAACAGCGGTGAGACAGTTGAACAAGCTAGTAACAGGGGTTGTGATTGTCTTAATTACAATCATATGGCTGCTTTTGATGGAGTTCGCATCAACCAAAGTGCTCGTGTTCATCTCATCTCAGATACTGGTGGTGGTTTTCATGTTTGGAAACACCTGCAAAACCATATTTGAAGGCATCATATTCGTATTCGTAATGCACCCATTTGATGTTGGTGACCGTTGTGTTATCGATGGAGTGCAG ATGGTTGTCGAAGAGATGAATATTTTGACGACAATTTTCTTGAGGTTTGACAATGAGAAAATATACTATCCAAATGCGGTTTTGGCAACCAGACCCATCAGCAACTTCTACCGAAGTCCAAACATGGGTGATTCTGTGGAGTTTGCAGTTGATGTTTCAACTTCGATGGATAGTATTGGAGCTCTCAAAGAAAGGATAAAAAT GTACTTAGAGAGCAAACCTCAGCACTGGCAACCTAACCACAACTTGGTGGTAAAGGAGATCGAGAATGTGAATAAGATGAAGATGAAGCTATTGATCAACCACACCATGAACTTTCAGAACATGGGTGAAAGGAATAGCCGTAGATCTGATCTCATCTTCGAGTTGAAGAAAATATTTGAAGAACTCTCGATTAAATATCACCTTCTGCCTCAAGAAGTTCACCTCCGCTACATTGGCTCTGCAATGCCACCAACATTGAACTTTGGACAGTGA
- the LOC131227358 gene encoding uncharacterized protein LOC131227358 isoform X2, translating to MASLSIFSNTPSHSLSFHSSSQNPLKSSIPSTRSHTPSLICCASKKKTSFTDQILDYIEGGPKLRKWYGAPDILPKDGGLIDENDESPEAEEVRDAILVMDGDSEIGQSMAGDASDRSFLMKALKGVRAVICPPNGGFLSDVGNMKGVQHIILLSQLAVYRGSSGIQALMNSNARKLAERDEAAVIASGIPYTIIRAGSLQNSPGGEQGFSFKEGSAAQGRVSKEDAALICVEALDPVPQTGLVFEVVNGEEKVSDWKERFASLIRNEQQFQ from the exons atggcttctctctccattttctccAACAccccctctcactctctctccttccacTCTTCTTCTCAAAATCCATTAAAGAGCTCAATTCCATCAACCAGATCCCATACTCCATCTCTCATTTGCTGCGCTTCCAAGAAGAAAACTAGCTTCACCGATCAGATTCTCGACTACATCGAAG GCGGACCAAAATTGAGGAAGTGGTATGGAGCGCCAGATATACTCCCAAAAGATGGAGGTCTCATAGATGAAAACGATGAATCGCCAG AAGCAGAGGAAGTTCGAGATGCAATCTTGGTGATGGACGGAGATAGCGAAATTGGTCAG TCGATGGCTGGAGATGCGAGCGATCGGTCCTTCCTCATGAAGGCTCTGAAAGGCGTCCGTGCAGTGATATGCCCTCCAAAT GGAGGATTCTTATCAGATGTCGGGAACATGAAAGGCGTACAACATATCATTCTTCTTTCTCAG TTGGCTGTTTATAGAGGCAGCAGTGGCATCCAAGCTCTCATGAACAGCAATGCGAGGAAGCTCGCCGAGAGAGATGAAGCAGCGGTGATTGCATCCGGCATCCCCTACACCATCATCAGAGCTGGCTCATTGCAAAATAGCCCCGGCGGCGAGCAAGGTTTCAGCTTTAAAGag GGAAGCGCAGCACAAGGAAGAGTCAGCAAAGAGGATGCTGCTCTCATCTGTGTAGAGGCACTTGATCCAGTTCCACAGACAGGACTCGTTTTTGAG GTGGTGAATGGGGAAGAAAAGGTTTCAGACTGGAAAGAACGCTTTGCATCTCTCATAAGAAATGAGCAGCAGTTTCAATAA
- the LOC131227358 gene encoding uncharacterized protein LOC131227358 isoform X1, giving the protein MASLSIFSNTPSHSLSFHSSSQNPLKSSIPSTRSHTPSLICCASKKKTSFTDQILDYIEGGPKLRKWYGAPDILPKDGGLIDENDESPEAEEVRDAILVMDGDSEIGQMVILSLILKRARVKALVKDKRAAVEAFGTYVESMAGDASDRSFLMKALKGVRAVICPPNGGFLSDVGNMKGVQHIILLSQLAVYRGSSGIQALMNSNARKLAERDEAAVIASGIPYTIIRAGSLQNSPGGEQGFSFKEGSAAQGRVSKEDAALICVEALDPVPQTGLVFEVVNGEEKVSDWKERFASLIRNEQQFQ; this is encoded by the exons atggcttctctctccattttctccAACAccccctctcactctctctccttccacTCTTCTTCTCAAAATCCATTAAAGAGCTCAATTCCATCAACCAGATCCCATACTCCATCTCTCATTTGCTGCGCTTCCAAGAAGAAAACTAGCTTCACCGATCAGATTCTCGACTACATCGAAG GCGGACCAAAATTGAGGAAGTGGTATGGAGCGCCAGATATACTCCCAAAAGATGGAGGTCTCATAGATGAAAACGATGAATCGCCAG AAGCAGAGGAAGTTCGAGATGCAATCTTGGTGATGGACGGAGATAGCGAAATTGGTCAG ATGGTAATACTGTCATTGATTTTAAAACGAGCCCGAGTGAAGGCGCTCGTCAAGGATAAGCGGGCCGCTGTCGAAGCCTTTGGGACTTACGTCGAG TCGATGGCTGGAGATGCGAGCGATCGGTCCTTCCTCATGAAGGCTCTGAAAGGCGTCCGTGCAGTGATATGCCCTCCAAAT GGAGGATTCTTATCAGATGTCGGGAACATGAAAGGCGTACAACATATCATTCTTCTTTCTCAG TTGGCTGTTTATAGAGGCAGCAGTGGCATCCAAGCTCTCATGAACAGCAATGCGAGGAAGCTCGCCGAGAGAGATGAAGCAGCGGTGATTGCATCCGGCATCCCCTACACCATCATCAGAGCTGGCTCATTGCAAAATAGCCCCGGCGGCGAGCAAGGTTTCAGCTTTAAAGag GGAAGCGCAGCACAAGGAAGAGTCAGCAAAGAGGATGCTGCTCTCATCTGTGTAGAGGCACTTGATCCAGTTCCACAGACAGGACTCGTTTTTGAG GTGGTGAATGGGGAAGAAAAGGTTTCAGACTGGAAAGAACGCTTTGCATCTCTCATAAGAAATGAGCAGCAGTTTCAATAA